GAACTCTGGGATGAGCATAGCAAGCAGGCGGTGTTCGCCTCTCCAGCCGGGGTGCACGCCGCCCAATTCTTGAGCGACCTGCTGAATAAATATCAGGTTATTCCCCGTTGGGCGGTCAGCGGCACCTACGATGACGTGGTAATGCGCGCTTTTTTCGATCGAAGGGTCGCCATGGCTTGGGGATGGGGCAGCTATTGGATCCAACCACTCGAGGAACAAGGGCTGGTTGCTGGTTGCTATCCGCCAACCCCCGATGGCGAAATGATCAAAATCGGAATATTTATTACTCCGACCGTTCCCCAGGCCCAATTTACCAACGCCTGGACCATCTCCATCCATGCACTAAGTCAAAAACCCCACGAAAGCATTCAGTTTCTCAAAAAGTTCATTGATCCCAAAGCGCTCTGTTCGTTCCCCGATGCCGGGCTGCCAGCCGCATTATCTTTATGGCAATCTCCTGAATATCAGACAGAGTTCTATAAAATTTGGTTCGAGGCGGCCAGCAAAGGCAGATCCATGCCTCCAACGGCTCATTATGAAGAGCTTTCCAATACAGTGGCAGCAGCGCTCCAGGAAATATTGATCAAAAACGCCCCAGTGGAAGCGACATTGACGAAATTTCAACGTTCCTATAACAGTCGCTATGCTGGGGAGTAACAA
This candidate division KSB1 bacterium DNA region includes the following protein-coding sequences:
- a CDS encoding extracellular solute-binding protein; the protein is MKESTRIVLIILFLLSSCSQDDQNKIRFTHIYDALGGPTGKQSMDWVNARVAEFQALHPELKVELEQAKWDQIDTKCMADYRAGIVHDVVITSPQFLPKHQVVGDLLDLRPLLNWDETQKAEFSWNPVWQACVQQGKWLGIPMGAHTRVCVYWKDQFAAVGLDPDRPPKTLDEMVDYAQKLTRDLNGDGKTDVWGLGMYFGPSRATIEISFAPLIWHFGGELWDEHSKQAVFASPAGVHAAQFLSDLLNKYQVIPRWAVSGTYDDVVMRAFFDRRVAMAWGWGSYWIQPLEEQGLVAGCYPPTPDGEMIKIGIFITPTVPQAQFTNAWTISIHALSQKPHESIQFLKKFIDPKALCSFPDAGLPAALSLWQSPEYQTEFYKIWFEAASKGRSMPPTAHYEELSNTVAAALQEILIKNAPVEATLTKFQRSYNSRYAGE